A window of the Fulvia fulva chromosome 3, complete sequence genome harbors these coding sequences:
- a CDS encoding Nonribosomal peptide synthetase-like enzyme fsqF produces the protein MTISETLRPLDTEIVRQRFPGLRKNAVCLNNGSGALVFDGVIESIARTMSDPHMNLRGLDSKSKVDVEARKNNYASLCSFMNADPDEIGECPSCYPNPRILTNYLAAFGMSTTGLLRTLTNSLRPHLNTDSEMIVSLLCHEAGMTAWVALADGLGISIKWWTPAGGIGSNHNPSLTVDSLRPLLSPRTRLVCCGHVSNITGTIEPIKELAELVHTIPEALICVDGVAWAPHRPIDVKYLNVDFYVFSWYKVFGPHIAQIYARRRVQQRYLTSLNHYFFEPSALHVRLGLGNSCLELEHSLVPLVNYLGREVRWSAIIAHEELITEYLLAYLTGNPDLYTVYGSQTADSTKRVSLISFSVHGIASDRVAKEIHETSECRVISGDCWSPRTVHDVLGLPDHGVLRVSLVHYNTIEEIEVFKQVLHRSVLKLQKGET, from the exons ATGACCATCAGCGAGACACTTCGACCTCTGGACACCGAAATTGTCCGACAAAGATTCCCTGGCCTTCGAAAGAACGCAGTATGCCTCAACAATGGCTCAGGTGCTCTGGTCTTCGACGGTGTGATTGAGAG CATAGCTCGCACTATGTCTGATCCGCACATGAATCTGCGGGGGCTGGACTCCAAGAGCAAAGTCGACGTTGAGGCACGGAAGAACAACTACGCCAGTCTTTGTTCCTTCATGAACGCAGATCCGGATGAGATAGGGGAGTGTCCGTCATGCTATCCAAATCCGCGCATCCTAACGAACTATCTTGCAGCGTTTGGCATGTCCACGACTGGTCTATTGCGCACCTTAACGAACTCTCTACGCCCACATCTGAACACAGACTCCGAAATGATTGTTTCACTGCTTTGCCATGAAGCAGGCATGACCGCCTGGGTTGCTCTCGCCGACGGACTGGGTATATCGATAAAGTGGTGGACGCCGGCTGGTGGAATTGGTTCCAACCACAATCCGAGCCTAACTGTTGACTCACTCCGTCCCTTGCTATCGCCCAGAACTCGGCTTGTATGCTGTGGCCATGTCTCGAACATAACTGGAACGATTGAACCTATCAAAGAGCTCGCAGAGCTCGTCCACACCATCCCCGAGGCACTGATATGTGTCGATGGGGTGGCTTGGGCGCCTCATCGGCCCATCGATGTCAAGTACTTGAATGTCGACTTCTACGTCTTTAGCTGGTACAAAGTGTTCGGTCCTCACATCGCACAAATCTATGCTCGACGAAGGGTACAGCAACGGTATCTAACCAGTCTGAATCACtacttcttcgagccctcaGCGCTTCATGTTAGGCTCGGGCTCGGAAATAGCTGCCTTGAATTGGAACACAGCCTGGTTCCCTTGGTCAACTACCTTGGTAGAGAGGTCCGTTGGAGCGCGATTATCGCTCACGAGGAACTTATTACTGAGTATTTACTGGCCTACCTCACAGGGAACCCCGATCTCTACACAGTGTACGGATCGCAGACGGCAGATTCAACAAAGCGCGTTTCGCTTATCAGCTTCTCAGTGCATGGCATTGCATCCGACCGAGTTGCGAAGGAAATCCACGAAACATCAGAGTGCCGAGTGATTAGCGGTGATTGTTGGTCGCCACGGACAGTACACGATGTACTCGGCCTGCCCGATCACGGAGTCCTACGAGTCAGTCTGGTCCATTACAATACAATAGAGGAGATTGAAGTGTTCAAGCAGGTCCTTCACAGATCTGTACTTAAGCTCCAGAAGGGCGAGACATGA
- a CDS encoding 2-oxoglutarate-dependent dioxygenase, which produces MGSIDIDQCADLKSIALDKLLAGHTDTAKDLVQACKEKGFFYLDFRGSSTSRALHQADELAVVGNEVFKLPIEEKEVYSTEKYLPSRLLGYKRAGCSVGPFTEKKDGYESFSIHNNGIFGSDALIVPQAIGEKLPLVTAFMADIHGYTDCILSTLSRGINLGRDLKDCHRKDQPSSANMAMLKYLPWGSDDNRIGNMAHTDMGTLTVVFSKVPGLQALLPGAEGWSFIPPREGHAVVNVGDSLRFLSGGVLTSSLHRVVPPTGSVAKDKFSVIYFLRPEFDAKFTTHDGKQMNSVEWHNQKYALFREASLDASQHGAMLTGRSGYLGATGS; this is translated from the exons ATGGGTTCCATCGACATAGATCAATGCGCAGACCTGAAATCGATCGCCCTCGACAAGCTGTTGGCCGGCCACACGGACACAGCGAAAGACCTTGTGCAAGCTTGCAAGGAGAAAGGATTCTTCTACCTGGACTTCCgcggctcgtcgacttctcgCGCTCTCCACCAAGCTGATGAATTGGCGGTTGTTGGAAATGAAGTTTTCAAGCTTCCAATCGAAGAGAAGGAGGTCTACAGCACCGAGAAGTACCTGCCCTCGCGGCTGCTGGG CTACAAACGAGCAGGATGCTCAGTAGGGCCTTTCACGGAAAAGAAGGATGGCTACGAAAGCTTTTCG ATCCATAACAACGGTATATTTGGCTCGGACGCCCTGATCGTCCCTCAAGCTATTGGAGAGAAACTTCCGCTGGTGACGGCTTTTATGGCAGACATTCATGGATATACCGACTGCATTCTCTCCACCCTCTCACGCGGGATCAATCTCGGCAGAGATTTGAAAGACTGCCATCGTAAGGACCAGCCGTCATCCGCAAATATGGCCATGCTGAAGTACCTGCCATGGGGCAGCGATGACAACAGAATTGGGAACATGGCTCATACAGACATGGGAACATTGACGGTCGTCTTCTCCAAAGTGCCTGGACTGCAAGCGTTGCTGCCTGGTGCCGAGGGTTGGTCTTTCATCCCACCCCGCGAGGGCCATGCTGTTGTCAACGTGGGCGACTCGTTGCGTTTCCTGTCCGGGGGTGTGTTGACTTCGTCATTGCACCGTGTCGTCCCACCAACGGGTTCGGTTGCAAAGGACAAGTTCTCAGTCATCTACTTCCTGCGCCCGGAGTTTGACGCCAAATTTACCACTCATGATGGCAAACAGATGAACAGCGTTGAATGGCATAATCAGAAGTATGCTTTGTTTCGGGAGGCCAGCCTGGATGCCTCGCAGCACGGAGCAATGCTCACGGGCCGGTCGGGATATCTAGGAGCAACGGGCAGCTGA
- a CDS encoding High-affinity methionine permease, which yields MVLPPSSSEPQPEDLNLPLLPPSSQEAIVLDDNSPAPAERHVDGPEMSHPGLGRHLGLFSTTLLIAGRIIGTGIFSTPGAITKGAGSVGAALLLWTLGLSIAFSGLMVWLELGCMIPRSGGEKVYLEAAYQRPKLLATTVFAFQAILLGFSANGCIIFAQYVLIAAGHTATEWQKRGIAIAVISFVTVLHTVFPKWGVRGMNIVSLIKIGTLLFIVVAGWVVLGGGVSRVLDPHASFREPFGNTSESGHQWAIALFKVLNSYQGWSNAAYVVDEIKHPVRTLKIAGPLGLSICGACFIFANISYFAAATPEEVSQSGQTVASLFMKKVFGATAEKVLSVLIAMSAFGNVMTVTFAQSRVNQELAKEGIIPASRFWASSWPFGSPSSGLLLHWIPSFVVIVAIPFGDAYNFILDLEGYPLSIINFFVVVGLFWLRHSRPKIRRPFRCWLPIAAFYLCAQVFLIVAPFLRPPNGKGDTSLPYWLFAVVGIMILLAGVVYWAFRYKIMPAIGTYRLGLARSVFSDNNTAVRYQSLRSSHEEERSNLE from the exons ATGGTCCTCCCGCCATCTTCGTCCGAACCGCAACCGGAAGACCTCAACTTGCCACTTCTCCCGCCGTCCTCTCAGGAAGCCATCGTACTCGATGACAACAGTCCAGCCCCAGCGGAGAGACATGTTGACGGTCCGGAAATGAGCCATCCGGGTCTGGGCCGCCATCTCGGGCTGTTCTCAACAACGCTGCTCATAGCCGGTCGAATTATAGGCACCGGTATCTTCTCCACGCCTGGTGCCATCACCAAAGGCGCGGGCAGTGTTGGGGCAGCTTTATTACTGTGGACGCTGGGTCTTTCCATCGCGTTCTCTGGATTGATGGTCTGGCTTGAGCTTGGCTGCATGATTCCGCGATCTGGCGGAGAAAAGGTCTATCTTGAAGCTGCATACCAGCGGCCGAAGTTGTTGGCAACGACGGTGTTCGCTTTCCAGGCTATCCTGCTCGGCTTCTCAG CCAACGGATGCATCATCTTTGCACAATACGTGCTCATCGCCGCTGGACACACTGCGACTGAGTGGCAGAAGCGAGGTATCGCTATTGCTGTCATCTCTTTCGTTACTGTCCTACATACCGTCTTCCCGAAATGGGGTGTACGTGGTATGAACATCGTCAGCCTCATTAAGATTGGTACATTGCTGTTCATCGTGGTCGCTGGATGGGTCGTCCTCGGGGGCGGTGTCTCTAGAGTCCTCGACCCTCACGCCAGTTTTCGAGAACCTTTTGGGAACACTAGTGAGAGTGGCCATCAGTGGGCAATAGCTTT GTTCAAAGTGCTGAACTCCTACCAAGGCTGGTCGAACGCTGCCTACGTCGTGGACGAAATCAAACACCCGGTGCGCACCCTCAAAATCGCTGGACCTCTCGGCCTTAGTATATGTGGCGCCTGCTTTATCTTCGCTAACATCTCCTACTTCGCCGCCGCAACTCCTGAGGAGGTCTCCCAGAGCGGACAGACCGTCGCCTCACTCTTCATGAAGAAGGTCTTTGGAGCCACCGCAGAGAAAGTTCTAAGCGTACTGATTGCCATGTCGGCTTTCGGAAACGTCATGACAGTCACGTTTGCCCAATCACGAGTGAATCAAGAGCTGGCAAAAGAAGGAATCATCCCTGCTTCTCGCTTCTGGGCATCAAGCTGGCCCTTTGGGTCGCCGTCTTCTGGACTCCTGCTACATTGGATTCCTAGCTTCGTTGTTATTGTGGCCATTCCTTTTGGCGATGCATACAATTTCATCCTGGACCTCGAGGGCTACCCACTCAGCATCATCAACTTTTTCGTAGTCGTCGGACTCTTCTGGCTCCGCCATTCTCGCCCTAAGATTCGACGACCATTCCGCTGTTGGTTGCCTATTGCAGCTTTCTATCTTTGTGCGCAAGTGTTCTTAATCGTGGCTCCATTCTTGCGACCGCCTAACGGCAAGGGAGATACCAGCCTTCCTTACTGGCTTTTCGCCGTGGTCGGTATCATGATACTGCTAGCAGGAGTCGTGTACTGGGCTTTCCGGTACAAGATCATGCCAGCCATAGGTACATATCGTCTCGGACTGGCCAGAAGTGTCTTCTCTGACAACAATACAGCTGTTCGCTATCAGAGCCTTCGGAGTTCCCATGAAGAAGAACGTTCGAACCTGGAGTAA
- a CDS encoding Pyrrolopyrazine biosynthesis cluster protein F, with protein sequence MGSIGDSRLAHRQTPRSDNIRDVFFFAHTRTASHVLCRLLSKQPGWNQSNYHFFHTFEWARKTFGFGPASGISPQHQKELERRLQEAFDEIQRARSSAAEENRCILLKEHTFYIWEPARLLQSMWGGPSKQPSFTVIEKESGDVLDIVKTNPTIFPDSFLRSWRPIFLIRHPAVSFESWYRAESGAQHVDITDKSWAFYTTFRYQRELYDWFLTNQTDAQSVPLIIDADDMLEDPTTINRLCELLNMDPTHVPSTWNAVEPEENASKRTMRFMGGYWESTTIDKSKSSRGLDIAKRYVLWQNEFGTEVADELLRLVEKATADYTYLKSRKI encoded by the exons ATGGGCAGCATCGGAGACAGCAGGCTAGCCCACAGACAGACTCCAAGATCTGACAACATCCGCGACGTTTTCTTCTTTGCACATACGCGAACAGCTTCACACGTCCTGTGCCGCCTACTGTCCAAACAGCCGGGATGGAACCAATCAAATTACCACTTCTTCCATACATTTGAATGGGCTCGCAAAACCTTTGGCTTTGGCCCGGCTAGTGGCATATCGCCGCAACATCAGAAGGAGCTGGAGAGACGCCTTCAAGAGGCATTCGATGAGATTCAGCGTGCCAGAAGCTCTGCAGCCGAGGAG AACCGATGCATTCTCCTCAAGGAGCACACATTCTATATATGGGAACCTGCCAGACTGCTACAAAGCATGTGGGGCGGTCCATCGAAGCAGCCGTCTTTTACGGTCATTGAGAAAGAATCTGGAGATGTTCTGGATATCGTAAAGACAAATCCAACAATCTTCCCAGACAGCTTCCTGAGGTCCTGGAGACCGATCTTCCTGATACGACACCCGGCCGTATCATTTGAATCCTGGTATCGGGCAGAGAGTGGCGCTCAACACGTTGACATCACCGACAAGTCGTGGGCTTTCTACACGACTTTCAGGTACCAACGAGAGCTTTACGATTGGTTCTTGACGAATCAGACGGATGCACAATCGGTACCACTTATCATCGATGCAGATGATATGCTAGAAGACCCTACAACTATCAACAGGCTGTGTGAGCTGCTCAACATGGATCCGACGCATGTCCCTAGCACGTGGAATGCTGTCGAGCCCGAGGAGAATGCGAGCAAAAGAACGATGAGATTTATGGGAGGTTACTGGGAGTCTACTACTATCGACAAATCGAAGAGTTCAAGGGGTCTTGATATCGCGAAGAGGTATGTGTTGTGGCAGAACGAGTTTGGTACGGAGGTGGCAGATGAGCTTTTGAGGCTTGTGGAGAAAGCTACGGCGGATTACACGTATCTGAAGAGTAGGAAAATTTGA
- a CDS encoding Alpha-ketoglutarate-dependent dioxygenase oryG, protein MASSQDALDHLVRANGHSDVHSTKHALVQEPLELGGHLKKYKSFKSTPIIGTEYPDANLAEWLTASNSDRLIRDLAITISRRGVVFFRAQRDLTDVLQKELAHRLGKLTGKPESSYLHIHPLSNFNDDKDLHINVITTDKAAAPAEDLWKNRPADIRNAWHTDAGYEPNPPDYSVLKLTKMPKCGGDTIWASSCETYDKISPAYRGFLEGLTATFSQARLPKVAAEKGFELYSMPRGSPSNVGTSLTTMHPVVRTNPVTGWKSLFAVGNHVATINDVTPDENRRLQDWFLQMIVEEHDTQLRHRWENEFDVAIWDNRTVYHSAIFDYAGLGVRTGHRAVGIGEQPYFNPNSLTRREALAKVADGGWADY, encoded by the exons ATGGCCTCATCTCAAGACGCCCTGGACCATTTGGTACGAGCGAATGGTCATTCCGATGTCCACTCGACTAAGCATGCTTTGGTACAAGAGCCTCTAGAGCTTGGAGGTCACTTGAAGAAGTACAAGTCTTTCAAGTCTACCCCCATCATTGGGACTGAATACCCCGATGCGAATCTGGCTGAGTGGCTCACTGCGAGCAATAGCGATCGGCTCATTCGAGATCTGGCCATAACAA TATCTCGACGTGGTGTCGTCTTCTTCCGGGCTCAGCGTGACCTGACGGACGTGCTGCAGAAAGAGCTCGCTCACCGTCTAGGCAAACTCACTGGCAAACCTGAATCGTCGTATCTGCACATACACCCTCTGTCCAACTTCAACGACGATAAAGACCTACATATCAATGTCATTACTACCGACAAGGCTGCAGCCCCAGCTGAAGACCTGTGGAAAAACCGACCAGCAGATATACGAAACGCCTGGCACACTGATGCTGGGTACGAGCCAAATCCGCCAGATTACTCCGTTCTCAAGTTGACCAAGATGCCGAAATGTGGAGGTG ATACGATTTGGGCATCGTCGTGCGAGACATACGACAAGATCAGTCCTGCTTACAGGGGCTTTCTCGAAGGCTTGACCGCAACATTCTCTCAAGCGCGACTACCCAAGGTCGCTGCAGAGAAGGGCTTCGAACTGTACTCAATGCCTCGCGGCTCACCCAGTAACGTCGGCACATCTTTGACTACAATGCACCCTGTTGTGCGCACAAACCCGGTGACCGGCTGGAAGAGCCTCTTTGCAGTGGGCAACCATGTGGCGACCATCAACGACGTAACACCGGATGAGAATCGAAGGCTACAGGATTGGTTTCTACAGATGATTGTCGAAGAACACGATACGCAGCTTCGTCATCGGTGGGAGAACGAGTTTGATGTTG CTATATGGGACAATCGCACCGTCTATCATTCTGCGATCTTCGACTATGCGGGCCTCGGCGTCAGGACAGGTCACCGCGCTGTGGGAATTGGCGAGCAGCCCTACTTCAATCCCAATAGTCTGACAAGAAGAGAGGCGCTTGCAAAAGTCGCTGATGGAGGATGGGCGGACTATTGA
- a CDS encoding Peptidase M20 domain-containing protein 2 translates to MNMESHTLLPSSAVMQKAMHEYIQGLNPKLRALNLFIHSNPELAYQEHKAHDAICDFLDELGYSVRRHAYGLATAFEVMSGTGRRTVNFNAEYDALPDIGHACGHNLIATAAVTGFIALSHVLKHFNIEGRVQLLGTPAEEDGGGKIDLLKAGAYEHVDVSLMVHPMSDADYTPQGVLGSAGFLSGTSYSLLGTYTGVGAHAGASPWEGVNALDAVVSAYNNVSMLRQQIRPAERIHGAIVGAPKANSNAIPALTKIEYTARSTTIRAAKNLADRVGRCMKAGAMATGCKLKIEEKPGYADLRMNQPLCGMFQQYMDSNGIRILESEGYIAAATDQGNVSYALPALHGVIGIPVEDGFKNHTPGFTKAAGTMEAHNRIVISGKAMAMTGWEVLSDDRLYQMAKNAFEKDKASR, encoded by the exons ATGAACATGGAGAGCCACACTCTGCTGCCATCAAGTGCAGTCATGCAAAAGGCAATGCACGAATACATCCAAGGCCTCAACCCGAAACTCAGAGCCTTGAACTTATTC ATCCACTCAAATCCAGAGCTGGCGTACCAAGAACACAAAGCCCACGACGCTATCTGTGACTTTCTCGACGAACTCGGCTACTCAGTGAGGCGACATGCCTACGGCCTAGCAACAGCTTTCGAAGTAATGAGCGGGACCGGCAGGAGGACTGTCAACTTCAACGCGGAGTACGATGCACTGCCAGATATTGGTCATGCTTGCGGCCATAACTTGATCGCCACGGCCGCCGTGACTGGTTTCATTGCTCTTTCTCATGTACTGAAGCATTTCAACATCGAAGGCCGGGTGCAGCTTCTAGGCACGCCAGCAGAGGAAGATGGCGGTGGGAAGATTGATCTTCTCAAAGCGGGAGCGTACGAACATGTGGATGTCTCGCTGATGGT GCATCCGATGTCAGATGCCGATTACACGCCGCAAGGAGTCTTAGGTTCTGCAGGGTTTCTCTCTGGCACATCGTACAGCTTGCTAGGAACATACACTGGTGTCGGTGCTCATGCAGGTGCCTCTCCGTGGGAAGGCGTGAACGCACTGGACGCTGTGGTCTCAGCATACAATAACGTTTCAATGCTGCGGCAACAGATTCGGCCAGCAGAAAGAATCCATGGAGCTATTGTTGGTGCTCCGAAGGCCAATAGTAATGCCATCCCAGCCTTGACAAAGATCGAGTATACCGCGAGAAGCACTACCATCCGGGCCGCCAAGAATCTCGCAGACAGGGTGGGTCGGTGTATGAAGGCTGGTGCGATGGCCACCGGCTGCAAGCTGAAGATCGAAGAAAAACCTGGCTACGCCGACCTGCGCATGAATCAGCCCCTGTGCGGTATGTTCCAACAATACATGGATTCCAATGGTATTCGAATACTCGAGTCTGAAGGCTATATTGCTGCCGCGACGGACCAGGGAAATGTTTCATATGCTTTACCTGCCCTACATGGTGTCATTGGCATTCCAGTAGAGGATGGATTTAAGAACCACACCCCGGGTTTTACCAAGGCGGCTGGGACCATGGAGGCGCACAATCGAATAGTGATATCTGGAAAGGCAATGGCTATGACTGGCTGGGAGGTCCTTTCTGATGACAGATTGTATCAGATGGCCAAAAATGCCTTCGAGAAAGATAAAGCCTCCCGGTAG